From a region of the Cygnus atratus isolate AKBS03 ecotype Queensland, Australia chromosome 3, CAtr_DNAZoo_HiC_assembly, whole genome shotgun sequence genome:
- the LOC118259061 gene encoding uncharacterized protein LOC118259061, with protein sequence MRVCSVGRPPASGAAGSARRGTATEPSAADAMVPRGPAWCLLLGLCALLPPASTQGTPEEDAEPGVPERCGVTFHTPSPCGPPRPPPSASREELEHLQSLLQQTRASLQDVEAAAALEEHRPRYQDVIAEALPAIRGANREFQESLDNVRRELEAHVAETEHPQAVEKREKLRKDVRVVAHVLRLTARLARALDASSRRLQDELNQRLQRSAARAAAGAQP encoded by the exons ATGCGCGTGTGCAGCGTGGGCCGGCCCCCAGCCTCCGGAGCCGCCGGCAGTGCCCGTCGTGGGACAGCCACCGAGCCGAGCGCTGCG GACGCCATGGTCCCGCGGGGCCCCGCatggtgcctgctgctggggctctgcgCCCTGCTCCCCCCCGCCAGCACCCAGGGGACCCCAGAAGAGGATGCGGAGCCGGGGGTCCCCGAGCGCTGCGGCGTCACCTtccacacccccagcccctgcgggcccccccggccgcccccctcGGCCTCCCGCGAGGAGCTGGAGCATCTCcagagcctcctgcagcagaCCAGGGCCAGCCTGCAGGACgtggaggcggcggcggcgctggaGGAGCACCGGCCCCGCTACCAGGACGTGATCGCCGAGGCGCTGCCCGCCATCCGCGGGGCCAACCGGGAGTTCCAGGAGAGCCTGGACAACGTCCGCAGGGAGCTGGAGGCGCACGTGGCCGAGACCGAGCACCCGCAGGCGgtggagaagagggagaa gcTGCGGAAGGACGTCCGCGTGGTGGCCCACGTCCTGCGGCTCACCGCCCGCCTGGCCCGCGCCCTCGACGCCTCCTCGCGCCGCCTCCAGGACGAGCTCAACCAGCGCCTGCAGCGCTCGGCCGCCCGCGCTGCCGCCGGCGCCCAGCCCTAG